One genomic segment of Hippoglossus hippoglossus isolate fHipHip1 chromosome 22, fHipHip1.pri, whole genome shotgun sequence includes these proteins:
- the pld1a gene encoding phospholipase D1a — MLGKDQQTTSSLNLVKSEVSDTAAAADAHDSINMADLVESLDTRELDMGEGEDIDYDGNLGDCRIQFSAVYATVGFKESSATVYLPTVPITARILEVERFTTAQDRFNLSHQRSVNKSLPAVFKIELKHGEFTWVVKRKEKHFMELHRELRTYKTFMRIPLPSRSHTVRRRTVRKSEVREMPSLPRGGVDDLVRDEQVSSRRRQLEDYLNKLLRMAMYRKYHHTMEFIDISQLSFIHDLGPKGLEGMIYKRSGGHRIPGMNCCGHSQACYRWSKRWLVVKDSCLLYMKPDSGAISFVLLLDKEFSIKMDSKDTETKHGVRVDSLSRTLVFKCSSYRHARWWGQSIESFVRNHGKAFLRDHRFGSFAQEEENIPAKWYVNGKTYMEDVANALEEAKEEIFITDWWLSPEIFLKRPVVEGNRWRLDCILKRKAQQGVRIFVMLYKEVEVALGINSGYSKRTLLHLHPNIKVMRHPDHVSSSVYLWAHHEKIIVVDQSVAFVGGIDLAYGRWDDREHRLTDVGSVTRSVALEQAGSANTSFSKGVSSVDGVSERNGQGTPPGDPVELPKLKGIGRNRRARFSLYKHLHKHTLQHADSVSSVDSAGSGSVKSLKTGVGELQGNTRFWHGKDYCNFVYKDWIQLEKPFDDFIDRYTQPRMPWHDIASVVHGRAARDAARHFIQRWNFTKIMKPKYRSLSYPFLLPKSHSSANELRYQVPDCTNAKVQVLRSAADWSAGIKYHEESIHNAYIQVIAKSKHYIYIENQFFISCADNRMVYNKIGDAIIERIIRAHKEGKKYRVYVVTPLLPGFEGDITTGGGNALQAVMHFNYRTMIRGEYSIISQLKKEMDDQWMNYISFAGLRTHAELEGRLVTELIYVHSKMLIADDNTVIIGSANINDRSMLGKRDSEVAVIVEDSEKVPSVMDGQEYEAGPYALQLRLECFRTILGGHTDTSIDPSDPISDRFYKEVWMTTAGRNATIYEKVFRCLPSSLVRNMSELEQFQSKPGLAQTDSARAQEELRKIRGFLVQFPLDFLSEHNLMPSVGSKEAMVPTEIWT; from the exons ATGCTGGGCAAGGACCAGCAAACGACCAGCAGCCTCAACCTGGTAAAATCGGAAGTCTCTGACACCGCGGCGGCCGCAGACGCACACGACAGTATCAATATGGCAGACCTTGTGGAAAGCTTGGACACCAGAGAGCTGGACATGGGGGAAGGAGAGGACATCGACTATGACGGAAACTTAG GGGACTGTCGTATCCAGTTTTCAGCAGTGTATGCCACGGTGGGCTTCAAGGAGTCCAGCGCTACGGTTTACCTGCCCACCGTGCCCATCACCGCCCGGATCCTGGAGGTGGAGAGATTCACCACGGCTCAGGACCGCTTCAACCTGTCGCACCAGAGGAGCGTCAACAAG tctCTGCCAGCCGTGTTTAAGATTGAGCTGAAGCACGGCGAGTTCACCTGGGtggtgaagaggaaggagaaacaTTTCATGGAGCTGCACAGGGAGCTGAGGACGTACAAGACCTTCATGAGGATACCGCTGCCGTCGCGCAG CCACACAGTGAGGAGAAGGACGGTGAGGAAGAGCGAGGTGAGGGAGATGCCCTCCCTGCCGAGGGGCGGGGTGGACGATCTGGTGCGAGACGAGCAGGTCTCCAGCAGGAGG AGACAATTAGAAGACTATTTGAACAAGCTGCTGAGGATGGCCATGTACCGCAAATATCACCATACT ATGGAGTTCATTGACATCAGCCAGCTGTCTTTCATTCATGACCTGGGACCCAAAGGACT ggaAGGGATGATCTATAAGCGCTCAGGCGGACATCGTATCCCTGGCATGAATTGCTGTGGTCACAGCCAAGCCTGCTACCGCTGGTCCAAACG ctgGCTGGTGGTGAAGGACTCGTGTTTGCTGTACATGAAGCCAGACTCAGGGGCCATCTCCTTCGTCCTGCTGCTGGATAAAGAGTTCAGCATCAAGATGGACTCCAAAGACACAGAGACCAAACATGGAGTCCGGGTTGATAGTCTCTCCAG GACGCTGGTGTTCAAGTGCAGCAGCTACAGACACGCCCGCTGGTGGGGTCAGAGCATCGAGAGCTTCGTGAGGAATCACGGGAAGGCTTTCCTGCGGGATCACCGCTTCGGATCCTTTGCCCAGGAAGAGGAGAACATCCCTGCCAAATG GTACGTGAATGGGAAGACGTACATGGAGGACGTGGCCAACGCTTTGGAGGAGGCCAAAGAGGAAATCTTTATCACTGACTGGTG GCTGAGTCCAGAGATCTTCCTGAAGAGACCTGTGGTGGAGGGCAACAGGTGGAGATTGGACTGCATCCTCAAACGCAAAGCA CAACAGGGAGTGCGCATCTTCGTGATGTTGTACAAGGAGGTGGAGGTCGCCCTGGGCATCAACTCAGGCTACAGCAAGAGGACGCTGTTGCACCTGCACCCCAACATCAAG GTGATGCGTCATCCCGACcacgtctcctcctccgtctACCTGTGGGCGCATCACGAGAAGATCATTGTCGTTGACCAATCGGTGGCCTTCGTGGGCGGGATTGACCTGGCGTACGGCCGCTGGGACGACAGGGAGCACCGGCTGACGGACGTCGGCAGTGTGACGCGTTCCGTGGCCCTGGAgcag GCTGGATCCGCCAACACTTCCTTCAGTAAGGGCGTGTCCTCTGTCGACGGCGTCTCGGAGCGCAACGGACAAGGGACGCCGCCTGGTGACCCGGTGGAATTACCCAAGCTGAAGGGGATTGGTCGCAATAGGCGGGCTCGCTTCAGTCTGTACAAGCACCTGCATAAACACACCCTGCAGCACGCGGACAGCGTCAGCAGTGTGGACAGTGCGG ggagtGGTTCAGTGAAAAGCCTGAAGACCGGTGTCGGAGAACTACAAGGCAACACTCGCTTCTGGCACGGAAAAGACTACTGCAACTTCGTCTACAAGGACTGGATCCAGCTGGAGAAACCTTTTGatg acTTCATCGACAGATACACCCAGCCCAGAATGCCTTGGCACGACATCGCCTCGGTGGTTCATGGCAGAGCCGCCCGGGATGCGGCCAGACACTTCATTCAGCGCTGGAACTTCACGAAg AtcatgaagccaaagtatcgCTCTCTGTCTTATCCATTTCTACTTCCCAAGTCGCACTCCAGTGCCAACGAGCTCAGATACCAAGTCCCTGACTGCACCAATGCCAAAGTACAA GTGTTGCGTTCAGCAGCAGACTGGTCGGCAGGCATCAAGTACCACGAGGAGTCCATCCACAATGCCTACATCCAGGTCATCGCCAAGAGCAAACACTACATCTACATAGAG AACCAGTTCTTCATCAGCTGCGCCGACAACAGAATGGTGTACAACAAAATCGGAGACGCCATCATTGAGAGGATCATCAGGGCGCACAA GGAGGGGAAGAAGTACCGCGTCTACGTGGTCACGCCGCTGCTTCCCGGTTTTGAGGGGGACATCACCACGGGAGGAGGGAACGCCCTCCAGGCTGTCATGCACTTCAACTACAG AACGATGATCAGAGGAGAGTACTCCATCATATCGCAGCTGAAAAAAGAGA TGGACGACCAGTGGATGAACTACATCTCCTTCGCCGGGCTGCGGACTCACGCTGAGCTGGAGGGACGCCTGGTCACAGAGCTCATCTACGTCCACAGCAAGATGCTCATCGCAGACGACAACACAGTCATCATCG gttCTGCCAACATCAACGACAGGAGCATGCTGGGTAAACGGGACAGCGAGGTGGCGGTGATTGTCGAGGACTCTGAAAAGGTGCCGTCTGTGATGGATGGACAGGAGTATGAAGCTGGACCCTACGCACTGCAGCTACGCCTGGAATgcttcag GACCATCCTCGGAGGTCACACCGACACCAGCATCGACCCGTCGGACCCCATCAGCGACCGCTTCTACAAGGAGGTGTGGATGACCACAGCCGGCCGAAATGCCACCATTTATGAGAAG gtgTTCCGCTGCCTCCCCTCGTCCCTGGTGAGGAACATGTCCGAGCTGGAGCAGTTCCAGTCCAAACCGGGCCTGGCCCAGACCGACTCGGCCCGCGCTCAAGAGGAGTTGCGCAAAATCCGCGGCTTCTTGGTCCAGTTTCCTCTGGACTTCCTGTCCGAGCACAACCTCATGCCCTCTGTGGGGTCGAAGGAGGCCATGGTCCCAACGGAGATCTGGACGTAA